In a genomic window of Phragmites australis chromosome 14, lpPhrAust1.1, whole genome shotgun sequence:
- the LOC133891689 gene encoding protein RETARDED ROOT GROWTH, mitochondrial-like, which produces MEFSSRFRLLRPLLLLRPHFPARSRALQTLARSPSFLLLRPHRFPPPPHRSPLLLLLRPFSSVSPAPGADHLDSKDHGPPPAPLPPPPPEELASDDEAYYHEHLLEVAQENQTRVVPVKAFFLCTSIDMRSLQSHNSFNVIPPTSRATNYVVLRYYDVKGDPEGFKSGVIDESHCHYMVVFQYGSIVLFNVSDHEADGYLKIVEKHATGLLPEMRKDDYAVVEKPTLETWMQGGLDYIVLRDLSIDGIRTIGSVLGQSIALDYYIRQVDGMVAEFTDINRGMEKTGTFTMQRKKLFQLVGKANSNLADVILKLGLFERSDIAWKNANYAQIWEYLRDEYELTQRFGNLDFKLKFVEHNIRFLQEILQNRKSDFLEWLIIILISVEILISVYNIVQEQM; this is translated from the exons ATGGAGTTCTCGTCGAGGTTTCGCCTGCTGAGGCCCCTCCTCCTTCTGCGCCCCCACTTCCCCGCCCGCTCCAGAGCCCTTCAAACCCTAGCCCGCTCCCCTTCCTTCCTCCTCTTGCGCCCGCACcgcttccctcctcctcctcatcgctccccgctcctcctcctcctccgcccctTCTCCTCCGTTTCCCCGGCCCCCGGGGCGGACCACCTCGACTCCAAGGACCATGGGCCCCCGCCCGCGCCcttgcctccgccgccgccagagGAGCTCGCATCCGACGACGAGGCCTACTACCACGAGCACCTCCTCGAGGTCGCGCAGGAGAACCAGACCCGGGTCGTCCCCGTCAAGGCATTCTTCCTATGCACCAG TATCGACATGAGGAGTCTCCAGTCACACAACTCGTTCAATGTTATCCCACCCACATCGCGTGCCACCAACTACGTCGTCCTCAGATACTATGATGTCAAGGGAGACCCCGAG GGTTTTAAATCTGGTGTCATAGATGAGAGCCATTGCCACTACATGGTGGTTTTCCAATATGGGTCCATTGTGCTGTTCAATGTTTCTGATCACGAAGCAGATGGATACCTAAAAATTGTCGAGAAACATGCGACAGGATTGCTTCCAGAGATGAGAAAAGATG ATTATGCAGTTGTTGAGAAGCCTACATTAGAGACGTGGATGCAGGGCGGACTTGACTACATTGTGCTTAGGGACCTGAGTATTGATGGAATCCGTACCATTGGAAGTGTCCTTGGTCAGAGTATTGCTCTTGACTACTATATCCGTCAA GTGGATGGAATGGTAGCTGAGTTTACAGATATCAATCGTGGAATGGAAAAAACTGGTACCTTCACTATGCAGAGGAAGAAGCTTTTCCAGCTCGTAGGAAAGGCTAACTCTAACTTGGCAGATGTTATTCTTAAGCTTGGACTCTTTGAGAG GTCTGACATTGCCTGGAAAAATGCAAACTATGCTCAAATTTGGGAATACCTTCGTGACGAGTATGAGTTAACCCAAAGATTTGGAAACCTTGATTTTAAGTTGAAATTTGTTGAG CACAACATCAGGTTTCTTCAGGAGATCCTTCAGAACAGGAAGTCAGATTTTCTGGAATGGCTTATTATCATCTTGATCAGTGTGGAGATCTTGATATCTGTTTATAACATCGTCCAGGAGCAGATGTAG